In a genomic window of Telopea speciosissima isolate NSW1024214 ecotype Mountain lineage chromosome 5, Tspe_v1, whole genome shotgun sequence:
- the LOC122661885 gene encoding putative disease resistance protein RGA3, whose translation MIQDINERFGSKVREINEKLQSVAQKGVALGLNPSMGSGSSRPKVFSERPPTSSVVNRSKVFGREEDTSKIIKWLLSDDKTPSSSKNDNNFSVLPIVGMGGAGKTTLAQLVYNHETVEKHFGLKAWVCVSEDFDVVRLTKEILESATNSTHTSDSLDKLQVELKKALSNKRFLLVLDDMWNENYLRWDALSTVFASGKQGSKILVTTRNKSVSSIVHTVPNDHDLKGLSDEVYFAMVKKHAFLDENSSDANIMLKSFGQEIVKKCKGSLLAVKTLAGLLRDKRNNSEWKDILENEI comes from the coding sequence ATGATTCAGGACATCAATGAGAGGTTTGGGTCCAAAGTAAGGGAAATCAATGAGAAATTACAAAGTGTAGCACAAAAAGGTGTTGCTCTTGGTTTGAACCCCAGCATGGGATCTGGGTCTTCAAGGCCCAAGGTATTCAGTGAAAGGCCACCGACGAGTTCTGTGGTGAATAGATCTAAAGTTTTTGGCAGGGAGGAAGATACGTCGAAGATTATTAAATGGCTGCTATCAGACGACAAAACTCCAAGTTCCAGTAAAAATGATAATAATTTCTCGGTGCTGCCCATAGTCGGTATGGGTGGAGCTGGAAAGACAACCCTTGCTCAGCTTGTTTATAACCATGAGACAGTTGAGAAGCATTTTGGTTTGAAAGCCTGGGTATGCGTATCGGAAGACTTTGATGTGGTCAGGTTAACCAAAGAAATTCTCGAGTCAGCCACTAACTCAACCCATACTTCTGATTCACTAGACAAGCTACAGGTGGAACTTAAAAAAGCATTGAGCAACAAAAGATTCTTATTGGTTTTGGATGACATGTGGAACGAGAACTACTTGAGATGGGATGCCTTAAGCACCGTTTTTGCATCCGGAAAACAAGGAAGCAAGATATTGGTTACAACACGGAACAAAAGTGTGTCATCAATCGTGCACACTGTTCCGAATGATCATGATCTTAAAGGTCTATCAGATGAGGTTTATTTTGCAATGGTTAAAAAGCACGCTTTCTTGGATGAAAATTCATCTGATGCAAATATAATGTTGAAATCATTTGGACAAGAAATTGTGAAGAAATGTAAGGGTTCTCTTTTGGCTGTAAAGACACTTGCTGGACTCTTGCGAGATAAAAGGAATAACAGTGAGTGGAAAGATATTTTGGAGAATGAAATATGA
- the LOC122663123 gene encoding putative disease resistance protein At3g14460 produces the protein MDNLTCLQSLNRFVVGSKNSSKLREMSQLRGTLDIVNLENVGNSGIETMVANLKNKLNLLRRQLKWRNYESHDSFPDLGRDEKAEEYVLEKLQPPTNLEVLWIQNYGGTNFPSWMEHPSFSNLKTVHLTGCRNCMFLPRLNQLPLLEHLEIKFCSATKMVGSGLHEDGSSSTNKKFRSLKTLYIEGMEEWEEWLEVVEEEKEGGGQFPCLRKLIIKYCPRLRMFSHRFPGLVRMEIVRCHDLRELPRLLPSLQCLRLRECPKLAVISSLPSVKKLTLNSCGQITSLSNSNRQSSSAPRVHISFPCLHVLQIVSYPMDWMCWTRDEVHLSWAIDDDVSDLESLHIGVMQHLTALEELKIYDCKLLTVPLQNEIGGFDLLPSSLQLLYICFDCDNLGKLAQSMCNLHRLKELRIDGARGLTSSVEVLHNLTSLTSLQEFVIESCHALVSFQETGLPTSFQELKIIDCENLKSLPKELHTLTSLQEFVIENCPALVSFQETRLPTSLRKLEIIDCKNLESLPKELHTLTSLQEFVIKSCPALVSFQEIALPTLLRKLEIIDCKNLESLPKELHTLTPLQEFVIKSCPALVSFQEIALPTSLRGLEIIDCKNLESLPGGLYKLTSLRTLRTEECPALESFPDMGLPIALQNLSIQKCGKLNSLPKALHKLTNLEQLKIVGCSFLMECKSLEPLQTSGLHNLTSLSDLTVGGCPALVSIPKGLLPTNLWEFCIKDCPILESLYDGLSDLTSLKGLHIQNCPMLKQRYQKKEGEEWSKIIAQVHYVAIDSVPLH, from the coding sequence ATGGACAACTTAACTTGTCTTCAATCATTGAATAGATTTGTTGTGGGGTCAAAAAATAGTAGCAAGTTGAGGGAGATGTCCCAACTCCGTGGGACTCTGGATATTGTAAATTTGGAAAATGTAGGCAATAGTGGGATAGAAACCATGGTGGCCAATTTAAAGAACAAGCTGAATCTTCTTCGTCGACAACTGAAATGGAGAAATTATGAAAGCCATGATAGTTTTCCTGATTTAGGGAGAGATGAAAAAGCAGAGGAGTATGTACTTGAAAAACTACAGCCTCCTACCAATCTTGAAGTGCTATGGATTCAAAACTATGGTGGTACGAATTTCCCAAGTTGGATGGAGCATCCTTCCTTCTCTAATTTAAAGACCGTACATCTCACTGGTTGTCGCAATTGCATGTTCTTGCCTCGTCTTAATCAACTGCCCTTGCTCGAACACCTAGAGATCAAATTCTGCAGTGCTACTAAAATGGTGGGAAGTGGGTTACATGAGGATGGCTCATCATCAACTAATAAGAAATTTCGATCATTGAAGACACTATATATTGAAGGGATGGAAGAGTGGGAGGAGTGGCTTGaagtggttgaagaagaaaaagaaggtggAGGACAATTCCCTTGCCTCCGTAAGCTGATTATAAAATATTGTCCCAGGCTAAGGATGTTCTCTCACCGCTTTCCTGGCTTGGTGCGAATGGAAATAGTAAGATGTCACGACCTAAGAGAACTACCGCGGCTTCTTCCTTCATTGCAATGTCTCCGTCTCAGAGAATGTCCAAAATTAGCGGTGATTTCGAGTCTACCCTCCGTTAAGAAGTTGACTTTGAATAGTTGTGGCCAGATAACATCATTGTCCAATTCTAACCGTCAATCATCATCAGCACCACGTGTACATATTTCCTTCCCTTGCCTCCATGTGCTACAAATCGTGTCTTATCCCATGGACTGGATGTGCTGGACTAGGGATGAAGTACATTTGTCCTGGGCTATTGATGATGATGTGTCAGATCTCGAATCGCTACACATTGGAGTTATGCAACACTTGACAGCACTTGAAGAATTAAAGATCTATGATTGTAAATTGCTTACAGTTCCTCTGCAGAACGAGATTGGCGGGTTTGATCTCCTTCCTTCAAGCCTTCAGCTTTTGTACATCTGTTTTGATTGTGACAACCTAGGGAAGCTGGCACAGAGCATGTGTAATCTCCATCGTCTTAAAGAATTAAGAATTGATGGGGCTAGAGGACTCACATCATCGGTTGAAGTCCTACACAACCTCACGTCTCTAACGTCGCTCCAAGAATTTGTAATCGAAAGTTGCCATGCTCTTGTGTCCTTCCAGGAAACAGGATTACCCACTTcgtttcaagaattgaagatcATCGATTGTGAGAATCTGAAGTCACTACCCAAGGAGCTACACACTTTAACGTCGCTCCAAGAATTTGTAATCGAAAATTGCCCTGCTCTTGTGTCCTTCCAAGAAACAAGGTTACCCACTTCGCTTCGAAAATTGGAGATCATTGATTGCAAGAATCTGGAGTCACTACCCAAGGAGCTACACACTCTAACGTCACTCCAAGAATTTGTAATCAAAAGTTGTCCTGCTCTTGTGTCCTTCCAGGAAATAGCCTTACCCACTTTGCTTCGAAAATTGGAGATCATTGATTGCAAGAATCTGGAGTCACTACCCAAGGAGCTACACACTCTAACGCCACTCCAAGAATTTGTAATCAAAAGTTGCCCTGCTCTTGTGTCCTTCCAGGAAATAGCCTTACCCACTTCGCTTCGAGGATTGGAGATCATCGATTGCAAGAATCTGGAGTCCCTGCCAGGGGGACTTTACAAACTTACATCCCTCAGAACATTGAGAACGGAAGAATGCCCTGCTCTTGAGTCCTTTCCAGATATGGGGTTACCCATCGCACTTCAAAATTTATCGATTCAAAAATGTGGGAAGCTGAATTCCTTGCCCAAGGCGCTGCACAAGCTCACAAATCTTGAACAACTGAAGATTGTGGGATGCTCTTTTCTTATGGAGTGCAAGAGTCTGGAACCCCTACAGACCTCAGGTCTTCATAATCTCACCTCTCTTTCAGATCTCACCGTCGGTGGATGTCCAGCTCTCGTGTCCATTCCAAAGGGTCTGCTTCCCACCAATCTTTGGGAATTTTGCATCAAGGACTGCCCAATTCTTGAATCCTTATATGATGGACTCTCTGACCTAACATCTCTTAAAGGTTTGCACATCCAGAATTGTCCAATGCTGAAACAACGGTAccaaaagaaggaaggagaagagtggTCCAAGATTATTGCCCAAGTCCATTACGTAGCAATAGACTCTGTACCGCTGCATTAA